The following coding sequences lie in one Zingiber officinale cultivar Zhangliang chromosome 2B, Zo_v1.1, whole genome shotgun sequence genomic window:
- the LOC122049222 gene encoding trans-resveratrol di-O-methyltransferase-like yields MESMNKNGIPGDHEVAKAELMRGHGHLWNIIFNYVNSMALKCAAELGIADVIYRHGQPLPLSVLLTELSILPSRTDSFRRLMRLLVHSGLFTSSTAGDEEEEAYALTPISASFLVTSKAENMSPLVFAVLDPVMVDPWHCLSRWFTAADEPPAAFDLFHGKSLFELTGNNPEFNVNFNRGLAADSSFVAKLILEQCGGDVFRGLQSLVDVGGGSGVLATAIADAFPQTKCAVFDLPHVVALLQGKPTVAAIAGDMFEFVPPADAVILKWVLHDWNDEDCVRILRNCKKAIPPKEKGGKVIIIEMVMKLENEEDGSIHDETAETQLLFDVYIMTPVPGKQRSEAEWKSIFIAAGFSSYTITPILGLRSLIQLFY; encoded by the exons ATGGAATCCATGAATAAGAATGGTATTCCAGGGGATCATGAAGTTGCCAAGGCTGAGCTAATGCGAGGCCACGGCCACCTCTGGAACATCATCTTCAACTACGTCAACTCCATGGCCCTCAAGTGCGCCGCAGAGCTCGGCATCGCCGACGTAATCTACCGCCATGGCCAGcctcttcctctctctgttcTGCTCACCGAGCTCTCTATTCTCCCCTCAAGAACCGACTCCTTCCGCCGCCTCATGCGCCTGCTCGTACACTCCGGCCTCTTCACGAGCTCGACCGCCGGAGACGAGGAAGAAGAGGCCTACGCCCTCACACCCATCTCTGCCTCCTTTCTCGTGACCAGCAAAGCAGAGAACATGTCCCCGCTCGTGTTCGCCGTGCTCGACCCGGTCATGGTCGACCCCTGGCACTGCTTGAGCAGGTGGTTCACCGCTGCCGACGAACCCCCTGCCGCCTTTGACCTATTCCACGGGAAGTCATTGTTCGAGTTGACCGGAAACAACCCCGAGTTCAACGTAAATTTCAACCGGGGCTTGGCCGCCGATTCCAGCTTCGTGGCGAAATTGATCCTCGAACAGTGCGGCGGCGACGTCTTCCGAGGCTTGCAATCGCTGGTGGACGTTGGAGGAGGGAGCGGCGTGCTCGCCACCGCCATCGCCGACGCCTTCCCGCAGACCAAGTGCGCCGTGTTCGATCTCCCGCACGTGGTGGCTTTGCTGCAGGGAAAACCAACGGTGGCCGCCATCGCCGGCGACATGTTCGAGTTTGTCCCCCCTGCAGACGCAGTGATTCTCAAG TGGGTATTGCATGACTGGAACGACGAAGACTGCGTGAGGATACTGCGAAATTGCAAGAAGGCGATTCCTCCAAAGGAGAAAGGAGGGAAGGTGATAATTATTGAAATGGTGATGAAATTGGAGAATGAGGAGGATGGAAGTATTCATGATGAAACCGCAGAGACGCAGCTTCTGTTTGATGTGTACATAATGACGCCTGTGCCAGGAAAGCAGAGGAGTGAAGCAGAATGGAAGAGTATTTTTATAGCTGCTGGTTTCTCAAGCTACACCATCACACCAATCTTGGGATTGCGTTCTCTCATCCAGCTCTTCTATTGA